A window of Bacillus toyonensis BCT-7112 genomic DNA:
GTAAGCAAGTTGCTGATGAAAAAATTAACGAAATGAAACAACATAAACAAGAGTTAGATGCAAAACTTCAACAAGACAAACAAATCGTCGATGAGAAAATCAATGAGATTAAAGAGCATAAGAAACAAGTAGATGATAAAGTTGCTGAAGTAAAAGAACATAAGCAAAATATCGATAACAAGGTTAATGAGATTAAAGAACATAAACAAACTGTCGATGAAAAAGTGAATGAAATTAAGCAACATAAAGAGAACATTGATCAAAAGGTTAATGAACTTAAGGAAGTTAAAAAACAAGTAGATGAAAAATTAGCTGAGTTAAAGAAAGCGAAACAAACTGCTGAGGACAAACTTGCTGAGTTAAAAGAAAACAAGCCGAATACTGGGAATACGTTAGAGGAACTTAAGAAAATTAAAGGCAATTTAGATAGTCTTTCCGCTAACTTAGAACTAGCTAAACAAGATGTGAAAAATAAGCTAGCTGAATTACAAAAGGCTAGACAAGACTTACTAAATAAAATTAACGAAATTAAACAAGCGAAACAAACTGTTTCAGACGATTTAACAAAGAAAAAACAAGACTTAGATATTAAAATCAACGACTTTAAACATACTGAGAAAAAAATTGATGACAAATTAGCTGAGGTACATACAACGAAGCAAAATGTTGATAACAAAATTAATGAAATATCACAATCGAAACAAACGCAAGCAGATAATAGTACTAAAAACAATAACGCTAGAGAACTTCCTAACGCTGGTAGTGAGCAATCAAATAATATGGCTTTAGGTATGTTATCTGTATTAGGCAGCGTTTTATTAGTAACACGAAATAAAATTAAAACGTTATTCTCAAAATAAAGCCATTATACTTATTAAAAACAATTATACAAAGGCCAACCGCATGTGCGGTTGGCCTTTTTCTTTATATTAACTGTCCATCTCTAAGCGTCAATATACGATCACATACATCAAGCATTCTTTCATCATGTGTAATCATAATAGCTGCTTTTTGGCTCTCTTTCACTTCACGTTTCATCATTTCAACGACTTCACGTGCACGTTTTGAGTCTAAGCTTGCCGTTGGTTCATCTGCTAGTATTAAATCTGGGTTGTTCATGAACGCACGAGCGATTGCCACCCTTTGTTTTTCTCCACCAGATAGTTGATTTGGATAATGATTTTTTCTTTCTCCTAATCCAAATGCCGCTAATAGGTGATCCGCACGCTTTTCAGACTCTTGTTTGTTGTCTTTTTTCAGCTTTGCAATATAAAGTAACTGTTCTTTCACATTTAAATACGGAACAAGGTTTGCGAACTGGAAAATGAAACCGATCTTTTTCAAACGTATATCTGTCATTTCCTTTTCGGATAACTGCGTAATATTTTGTTCACGAATGTATATATCCCCTTTTGACGGCGATAATAAAGCACCCGCAATTGATAATAACGTACTTTTCCCTGATCCAGAAGGACCGACGATTCCGATAAATTCTCCAGCTTTCACATCAAGCGATATCGGATGAAGGGCTGTTACTTCTGTATTCCCTTCTCCGTACACTTTACTTACTTTGTCTAATTTTAATAATGAAGTCATTACATCCCGCCTCCAATCGCTTCTAATGCATCAACTTTTAATACTTGATATAACGAAATAAGTGTTCCTAAAATACTAATGACGATAAAGATTGCTGCATATTGTGCAATCATCGGTGTTGTTAATAAGAACGGCATACCTGCTGGTAAAATTTGTTCTAATCCTTGTACAAGAACAATACTGATTACCATCGCAACGACTGATAAGAATAACGCCTGCACGACTAAGCTATTTGCTAAATACGAGTTCTTAGTACCGATTGCTTTTAATACGCCTAATTGCTGTGTTTTTTGCAACGTAATGACGTAGAAGAATACACCGATTAATAACGCAGCGATAACAAGTAAGAATGCAATGATCATCGTTAATGTTCCTTGCTCTTCTTTAAATCCTGGAATACTTTGCAGTACTTCTTTTTTATCGATAACGTGAGCATTTTTAATCTCTTTATCTGTATTCAGCGCAATTGCACTATAATCTTTTTGGTTTGGTTGTGAAATAGATCCCCATACATCTTCATTTACATATACAACTGGTGTATGGCTAAACATTTGATCTTTCGTAAATCCAACGATTGTAAATTCTTTCTTTGAAACAGGATCAATAATTGTATCTCCAATATCGATTCCTTTTTCTTTAATCGTTTCATCAGCAACCATTTCGTTATTT
This region includes:
- a CDS encoding LPXTG cell wall anchor domain-containing protein, giving the protein MKTKQTIAASTLALAMIAGANSAHAEVNDTTPQQNTGDRLAEIKQHRQELDAKLQQHKENVDQTLNELNQVKENVDTKVNELHERKQVADEKINEMKQHKQELDAKLQQDKQIVDEKINEIKEHKKQVDDKVAEVKEHKQNIDNKVNEIKEHKQTVDEKVNEIKQHKENIDQKVNELKEVKKQVDEKLAELKKAKQTAEDKLAELKENKPNTGNTLEELKKIKGNLDSLSANLELAKQDVKNKLAELQKARQDLLNKINEIKQAKQTVSDDLTKKKQDLDIKINDFKHTEKKIDDKLAEVHTTKQNVDNKINEISQSKQTQADNSTKNNNARELPNAGSEQSNNMALGMLSVLGSVLLVTRNKIKTLFSK
- a CDS encoding ABC transporter ATP-binding protein: MTSLLKLDKVSKVYGEGNTEVTALHPISLDVKAGEFIGIVGPSGSGKSTLLSIAGALLSPSKGDIYIREQNITQLSEKEMTDIRLKKIGFIFQFANLVPYLNVKEQLLYIAKLKKDNKQESEKRADHLLAAFGLGERKNHYPNQLSGGEKQRVAIARAFMNNPDLILADEPTASLDSKRAREVVEMMKREVKESQKAAIMITHDERMLDVCDRILTLRDGQLI
- a CDS encoding ABC transporter permease, which gives rise to MFLALRELKQSKLRYGLIGLIMVLLSFLVLVISGLANGLSYDNASSIQNMEANKFVLADDAENKLLRSQIKKDDVDNVVNQVGEKEAVPFRVKVSTYEKKDSSKKVDVAIFSSERDSFLEPNIVKGEKLGTANNEMVADETIKEKGIDIGDTIIDPVSKKEFTIVGFTKDQMFSHTPVVYVNEDVWGSISQPNQKDYSAIALNTDKEIKNAHVIDKKEVLQSIPGFKEEQGTLTMIIAFLLVIAALLIGVFFYVITLQKTQQLGVLKAIGTKNSYLANSLVVQALFLSVVAMVISIVLVQGLEQILPAGMPFLLTTPMIAQYAAIFIVISILGTLISLYQVLKVDALEAIGGGM